From a region of the Citricoccus muralis genome:
- a CDS encoding glycosyltransferase family 4 protein → MRIAVVAESFLPHMNGVTHSILQVLRHLRERGDDVLVIAPSSSWMEDEAPAEVEGYPVHRLPSIPLQGYTNVRVAAGTVNRVRRILADFSPDVVHIASPFVLGWRAVQAAHALSLPSVCVYQTEVPNYAARYGFPWLEEVLWQQVERIHDLATLTVAPSSFCLDQLHGRGIQRVHLWRRGVDTHRFHPAKRDEALRAELAPNGERLIGFVGRLAAEKQVEDLAVLNGLPGTRLVIVGSGPLKDSLRKKLPGAHFAGFQGGEDLARHVASFDLFVHPGESETFCQTIQEAMASGVPVVAVGRGGPLDLVDASRTGWLYRPGDLDELRERVRDLAYDDVKRGAFAEAAFRSVQGRTWPVLCEQLVGYYERAIRVRRRQNDVYVRTYLEQSSGWDGWLLPRGAGRTL, encoded by the coding sequence GTGAGAATCGCTGTGGTCGCAGAATCCTTCCTGCCGCACATGAACGGCGTCACCCACTCCATCCTCCAGGTGCTCCGCCACCTGCGGGAGCGGGGTGACGATGTCCTGGTGATCGCCCCGTCCAGTTCGTGGATGGAGGACGAGGCCCCGGCCGAGGTGGAGGGGTACCCGGTGCACCGGCTGCCCTCCATCCCGCTGCAGGGGTACACCAACGTCCGGGTGGCCGCCGGGACCGTCAACCGGGTCCGCCGCATCCTCGCGGACTTCTCCCCCGACGTCGTCCACATCGCCTCCCCCTTCGTGCTCGGCTGGCGCGCAGTCCAGGCAGCCCATGCGCTGAGCCTGCCCAGCGTGTGCGTCTACCAGACCGAGGTGCCCAACTATGCGGCCCGGTACGGCTTTCCCTGGCTCGAGGAGGTCCTCTGGCAGCAGGTGGAGCGCATCCACGATCTCGCCACCCTCACCGTGGCCCCTTCCAGTTTCTGCCTCGACCAGCTGCACGGCCGCGGCATCCAACGGGTGCACCTGTGGCGCCGTGGCGTGGACACCCATCGGTTCCACCCCGCCAAGAGGGACGAGGCGCTGCGCGCCGAACTCGCCCCGAACGGCGAACGACTCATCGGCTTCGTCGGCCGCCTGGCCGCCGAGAAGCAGGTCGAGGACCTCGCCGTCCTCAACGGCCTGCCGGGCACCCGACTGGTGATCGTAGGCTCCGGCCCCCTCAAGGACTCGCTCCGGAAGAAGCTGCCTGGCGCACACTTCGCCGGCTTCCAGGGCGGCGAGGACCTGGCCCGCCATGTGGCTTCCTTCGACCTGTTCGTGCACCCCGGGGAGTCCGAGACCTTCTGCCAGACTATCCAGGAGGCCATGGCCTCCGGCGTGCCCGTGGTCGCGGTGGGCCGCGGCGGCCCGCTCGACCTCGTGGACGCGTCCCGCACCGGCTGGCTGTACCGGCCCGGGGATCTGGACGAGCTCCGCGAGCGGGTCCGGGATCTGGCCTACGACGACGTCAAGCGCGGCGCCTTCGCCGAGGCCGCCTTCCGGTCGGTGCAGGGACGGACGTGGCCGGTACTCTGCGAGCAGCTCGTCGGCTACTACGAGCGCGCCATCCGCGTCCGGCGCCGCCAGAACGACGTCTACGTGCGCACCTACCTGGAGCAGAGCTCCGGGTGGGACGGGTGGTTGCTGCCGCGCGGAGCCGGCCGGACACTTTAG
- a CDS encoding DUF6350 family protein, which translates to MNARTSRALKPLPLPLWIQGAIEALIAAVISAMLVLIPLVVIWSGGGFAATGIDFIARLGGQAWLAIHGVPLHLSLESGTTSDALLTGTFWFLPWGLVLLPFFLGWRAGRRLARASYRDQIWQALAGGAVAYAAVGLATSWLVPNAAVAINPVWGTLIPTAVMVLALLAGARREAGTWARLIGVDLADRIERLSQHSRWAGSYVWSVVRAGAVGLIASFGLAAALMAVQIGLHWADIAQVYQELNAGVWGGAVVTVAQLGIMPNLAMWTLAWTTGAGFSLGIGSVVAPLQTLVGPQPAIPVLTALPVGLEPAWSWLFLLLPVAGGFLAGWWLLRDGENHFDEWLSLKIPRRWASLTLSTLALGVFVALATAALAILPFWLSTGSLGVGRLTDLGPTAWLASVMLGGLVGLGAMFGYLVSPAWEKYQYVVPDGWADEADEADEADEDDLAGEGGQEPNAGGDSGRR; encoded by the coding sequence ATGAACGCTCGAACCAGCCGCGCCCTGAAACCCCTGCCGTTGCCCCTGTGGATCCAGGGGGCGATCGAGGCACTCATCGCTGCCGTGATCTCCGCGATGCTCGTGCTGATCCCGCTCGTGGTCATCTGGTCCGGCGGTGGATTCGCCGCCACGGGCATCGACTTCATCGCCCGGTTGGGCGGGCAGGCCTGGCTGGCCATCCACGGGGTGCCGTTGCACCTGAGCCTGGAATCGGGAACGACCTCGGACGCCCTCCTGACCGGCACCTTCTGGTTCCTGCCGTGGGGACTGGTGCTGCTGCCGTTCTTCCTGGGGTGGCGGGCCGGGCGGCGGCTGGCACGGGCTTCCTACCGGGACCAGATCTGGCAGGCGCTCGCCGGTGGCGCAGTGGCCTACGCCGCCGTCGGCCTGGCCACCTCGTGGCTGGTGCCCAACGCCGCCGTGGCCATCAACCCCGTCTGGGGGACGCTGATTCCCACGGCAGTCATGGTGCTTGCCCTGCTGGCGGGCGCCCGCCGGGAAGCTGGGACCTGGGCGCGGCTGATCGGCGTGGACCTGGCCGACCGGATCGAGCGGCTGTCCCAGCACTCGCGGTGGGCCGGCTCCTACGTGTGGTCCGTGGTCCGCGCCGGAGCCGTGGGACTGATCGCCTCCTTCGGGCTCGCCGCGGCTCTGATGGCCGTCCAGATCGGACTGCACTGGGCGGACATCGCGCAGGTCTACCAGGAACTGAACGCCGGTGTCTGGGGCGGTGCCGTCGTCACCGTGGCCCAGCTCGGCATCATGCCGAACCTGGCGATGTGGACGTTGGCGTGGACCACGGGGGCCGGATTCAGCCTCGGGATCGGATCCGTGGTGGCACCCCTGCAGACCCTGGTCGGGCCGCAGCCGGCCATCCCCGTGCTCACGGCGCTGCCCGTGGGGCTGGAGCCCGCGTGGTCCTGGCTGTTCCTGCTCCTGCCCGTGGCCGGCGGTTTCCTGGCCGGCTGGTGGCTGCTGCGGGACGGCGAGAACCACTTCGACGAGTGGCTCTCCCTGAAGATCCCCCGTCGCTGGGCCTCACTGACCCTGTCCACCCTCGCCCTCGGCGTGTTCGTGGCGCTGGCGACGGCGGCGCTCGCCATCCTGCCCTTCTGGCTGTCCACCGGATCGCTGGGCGTGGGCCGACTGACCGACCTCGGCCCCACCGCCTGGCTCGCCTCGGTGATGCTCGGAGGCCTGGTGGGCCTGGGCGCCATGTTCGGCTACCTCGTCTCGCCGGCCTGGGAGAAGTACCAGTACGTGGTGCCGGATGGTTGGGCCGACGAGGCCGACGAGGCTGACGAAGCTGACGAAGATGACCTGGCCGGCGAGGGTGGCCAGGAGCCGAACGCCGGCGGGGACTCCGGGCGGCGATAG
- a CDS encoding MFS transporter codes for MAQQPTPPAALGASNDLRERIEHAPMSRYQWLIIGICTFLNALDGYDVLAMAFTATPVTEEFGLSGSELGFLLSAGLLGMAVGSLTLGPVADRIGRRNMTILAVVVNAAGLFLSATANSAWELGIWRVLTGLGIGGILVGTNVISSEYANRPRRGLAVSIYAAGYGVGASLGGTTAVWMMDQFGWRSVFTLGGALTVVALILVVALMPESAAYLYNRRPARALEKVNAIARKVGQPPVQALPEVTGQASGPASGTDGDTGAETGIGALFNRRNRNVTILVWVAFFAVMFGFYFVNSWTPRLLNESGLTLNQGVIAGIMLTIGGTIGSLLFGVLTARWSTRATLFWFTIGAAVAIVLFISAASIVWAVFALGVVVGMLINGCIAGLYVLTPQSYSASVRSTGAGWAIGIGRAGAILAPMATGGLLDVGWTPQSIYIAVAGVVLIATVALGLLRSADIEANRAPQR; via the coding sequence ATGGCACAGCAACCGACTCCACCGGCGGCGCTCGGCGCCAGCAATGACCTGAGGGAGCGCATCGAACACGCGCCCATGAGCCGGTACCAGTGGCTCATCATCGGCATCTGCACCTTCCTCAACGCCCTGGACGGCTATGACGTGCTGGCCATGGCCTTCACCGCCACCCCGGTGACCGAGGAGTTCGGGCTGAGCGGGTCCGAGCTGGGGTTCCTGCTCAGCGCCGGGTTGCTCGGCATGGCCGTCGGCTCCCTGACCCTGGGCCCCGTGGCCGACCGCATCGGCCGGCGCAACATGACGATACTCGCGGTGGTGGTCAACGCGGCCGGCCTGTTCCTCTCGGCCACGGCCAACAGTGCCTGGGAACTGGGGATCTGGCGGGTGCTCACCGGTCTGGGCATCGGCGGGATCCTGGTGGGGACGAACGTCATCTCCTCGGAGTACGCCAACCGGCCCCGGCGCGGCCTGGCCGTCAGCATCTACGCGGCCGGCTACGGCGTTGGCGCGTCCCTGGGCGGGACCACCGCCGTGTGGATGATGGACCAGTTCGGGTGGCGCTCGGTCTTCACGCTCGGCGGCGCCCTGACCGTGGTGGCCCTGATCCTGGTGGTGGCCCTCATGCCCGAGTCGGCCGCCTACCTCTACAACCGGCGCCCGGCCCGGGCTCTGGAGAAGGTCAACGCGATCGCGCGCAAGGTCGGCCAGCCACCGGTCCAGGCACTTCCGGAGGTGACAGGCCAGGCCAGCGGGCCGGCGTCGGGAACGGATGGTGACACTGGGGCCGAGACGGGCATCGGCGCGCTGTTCAACCGGCGCAACCGGAACGTCACGATCCTGGTGTGGGTCGCCTTCTTCGCCGTCATGTTCGGCTTCTACTTCGTGAACTCCTGGACCCCGCGGTTGCTGAACGAGTCCGGCCTGACGCTGAACCAGGGCGTGATCGCCGGCATCATGCTGACCATCGGCGGGACCATCGGCTCGCTGCTCTTCGGTGTGTTGACGGCCCGGTGGTCCACCCGGGCGACCCTGTTCTGGTTCACCATCGGCGCGGCCGTGGCGATCGTCCTGTTCATCTCCGCGGCCTCGATCGTCTGGGCCGTGTTCGCGCTCGGGGTCGTGGTCGGCATGCTGATCAACGGCTGCATCGCCGGGCTCTACGTGCTCACGCCGCAGTCCTACTCGGCCTCGGTCCGCAGCACCGGTGCTGGCTGGGCGATCGGCATCGGCCGTGCCGGCGCCATCCTGGCGCCGATGGCCACCGGAGGCCTGCTTGACGTCGGGTGGACGCCGCAGTCGATCTACATCGCGGTGGCGGGCGTGGTGCTCATCGCCACCGTGGCGCTGGGCCTCTTGAGGTCGGCCGACATCGAGGCGAACCGGGCGCCGCAGCGCTAG
- a CDS encoding ABC transporter substrate-binding protein — protein MTSQPRRSPFVHRSLLVLAAVSAVALTGCGSSDPLGGGASGSAGGESGDGGGAGEAIVIGSQQYYSNEIISELYAQALEAEGFTVEREYQIGQREVYLPELESGAIDVLPEYSGNLLQYYDAEATASTPEDIRAALAEVLPENLRALEPAEATDQDSYNVTREFAKEHSLTTLADLQNVDEPLTVAANSEFETRPYGPEGLKEVYGVDVSLVPVEDSGGPLTVKALVDGDVQLADIYSADPSIQTQDLVTLEDPENLVLPQNVTPIVSEAVDEDAAAVIEEVNAQLSAEELIDLNRQSVEDQASSADLATAWLEEQGLA, from the coding sequence ATGACTTCGCAGCCCCGCCGCTCGCCCTTCGTCCACCGGTCCCTGCTCGTCCTGGCCGCCGTCTCCGCCGTGGCCCTGACGGGCTGCGGCAGTTCGGACCCGCTCGGCGGCGGTGCCTCCGGCTCGGCCGGCGGGGAATCCGGCGACGGCGGCGGTGCGGGTGAGGCGATCGTCATCGGCTCCCAGCAGTATTACTCGAACGAGATCATCTCCGAGCTCTATGCCCAGGCCCTCGAAGCCGAGGGATTCACCGTGGAACGCGAGTACCAGATCGGCCAGCGCGAGGTGTACCTGCCCGAACTCGAGTCCGGGGCGATCGATGTCCTGCCCGAGTACTCCGGCAACCTGCTCCAGTACTACGACGCAGAGGCCACGGCCAGCACGCCCGAGGACATCCGTGCCGCCCTGGCCGAGGTCCTGCCGGAGAACCTGCGCGCCCTCGAGCCAGCCGAGGCCACGGACCAGGACTCGTACAACGTCACCCGCGAGTTCGCCAAGGAGCATTCGCTCACCACGCTCGCTGACCTGCAGAACGTGGACGAGCCGCTGACTGTGGCGGCGAACTCCGAGTTCGAGACCCGCCCCTATGGCCCGGAAGGGCTCAAGGAGGTCTACGGGGTGGACGTCAGCCTGGTGCCGGTGGAGGACTCGGGCGGCCCGTTGACGGTCAAGGCCCTGGTGGACGGAGACGTCCAGCTGGCCGACATCTACTCGGCTGACCCGTCGATCCAGACCCAGGACCTGGTGACGCTGGAGGATCCTGAGAACCTGGTCCTGCCGCAGAACGTCACGCCGATCGTGTCCGAGGCCGTGGACGAGGACGCGGCCGCCGTGATCGAGGAGGTCAACGCCCAGCTCTCCGCCGAGGAGCTCATCGACCTCAACCGCCAGTCCGTGGAGGACCAGGCCTCGAGCGCCGATCTGGCCACCGCCTGGCTGGAGGAGCAGGGGCTGGCCTGA
- a CDS encoding ABC transporter ATP-binding protein, producing the protein MISYGSVTKRFRDGTVAVDDFSLSVPRGSLTVLAGSSGCGKTTLMRMVNRMVDPSEGWITVDGQDVASQDPVALRRRIGYVMQNSGLLPHRTVGQNIATVPRLTGMDRSAARRKAADMMDLVGLAPELARRYPAQLSGGQQQRVGVARGLAADPEILLMDEPFGAVDPLVRADLQRQLVDLHHQLGTTILFVTHDMDEALTLGDHIVLLQTGARIAQQGTPKDFVSAPASDFVRDFLGLDRGQRTLHRETAADGSVLLVDPHGRPAGVLAE; encoded by the coding sequence ATGATCTCCTACGGATCCGTCACCAAACGCTTCCGTGACGGCACAGTGGCCGTCGACGATTTCAGCCTCTCCGTCCCCCGCGGCTCACTGACCGTCCTGGCCGGCTCCTCGGGTTGCGGCAAGACGACGCTGATGCGGATGGTCAACAGGATGGTCGATCCCAGTGAGGGATGGATCACCGTGGACGGGCAGGACGTGGCCAGCCAGGACCCGGTGGCCCTGCGCCGGCGGATCGGCTACGTCATGCAGAACTCCGGGCTGCTCCCCCACCGCACGGTGGGCCAGAACATCGCCACCGTCCCCCGCCTGACCGGCATGGACCGCTCCGCCGCCCGGAGGAAGGCTGCCGACATGATGGACCTCGTCGGACTGGCCCCGGAGCTCGCGCGCCGCTATCCCGCCCAGCTCTCCGGTGGGCAGCAACAACGCGTGGGCGTGGCCCGCGGACTGGCCGCCGATCCGGAGATCCTGCTCATGGACGAGCCCTTCGGGGCGGTGGACCCGCTGGTGCGCGCCGACCTGCAGCGCCAACTGGTGGACCTGCACCACCAGCTCGGCACCACCATCCTCTTCGTCACCCATGACATGGACGAGGCCCTGACCCTCGGCGACCACATCGTGCTGCTGCAGACCGGTGCCCGGATCGCCCAACAGGGCACCCCCAAGGACTTCGTGTCCGCCCCCGCCAGCGATTTCGTCCGGGACTTCCTGGGTCTGGACCGCGGCCAGCGCACCCTGCACCGTGAGACCGCCGCGGACGGCTCGGTCCTGCTGGTGGACCCGCACGGCCGGCCCGCCGGGGTGCTCGCCGAGTGA
- a CDS encoding aldo/keto reductase, with product MSLAPALTTDLSSQRTLAGRTAQPVGLGCMNLNHGYSGFLADEDAVTMVRTALDAGVDHFDTATLYGAGHNEEVVGRALGAHRQDVFLASKGGLTGGRDGGIDGRPETLRHQVEDSLRRLGTEFIDLYYLHRLDPDVPVEESAGALAEMVRAGMIGAYGLSEVSAATLERAHAVHPVAAVQNEYSLWTRNPEWGLLDACRRTGAALVAFSPVGRGFLTGTVQDPAALPQGDMRHRMPRFSAEHYPANLALLEPFRAEAERLGTTIAALSIAWVLAQGPDVLAIPGTTSAAHLTEDRSAEQVVLTAEDVARIDEIINHDTVHGHRYAVQQRASIDTEDEPAAPPEA from the coding sequence ATGAGCCTTGCCCCCGCCCTCACCACCGACCTGTCCTCCCAGCGCACCCTGGCCGGGCGCACAGCCCAGCCCGTCGGGCTGGGCTGTATGAACCTCAACCACGGGTACTCCGGGTTCCTCGCGGACGAGGATGCCGTCACGATGGTCCGCACCGCCCTGGACGCCGGGGTGGATCACTTCGACACGGCCACGCTCTACGGCGCCGGCCACAACGAGGAGGTGGTGGGACGCGCCCTGGGAGCGCACCGCCAGGACGTCTTCTTGGCCTCCAAGGGCGGGTTGACCGGTGGTCGGGACGGCGGGATCGACGGCCGCCCGGAGACCCTCCGCCACCAGGTCGAGGACTCCCTGCGCCGCCTGGGCACCGAGTTCATCGACCTCTACTACCTGCACCGGCTCGATCCGGACGTCCCGGTCGAGGAGAGCGCCGGCGCCCTGGCCGAGATGGTCCGGGCCGGGATGATCGGCGCCTACGGCCTCTCCGAGGTCTCCGCTGCCACCCTGGAGCGAGCCCACGCCGTGCACCCGGTGGCCGCCGTGCAGAACGAGTACTCCCTGTGGACCCGCAACCCGGAGTGGGGGTTGCTGGACGCCTGCCGCCGCACCGGTGCCGCCCTCGTGGCTTTCTCCCCCGTGGGACGCGGGTTCCTCACCGGTACGGTGCAGGACCCCGCTGCCCTCCCCCAGGGGGACATGCGGCACCGGATGCCGCGGTTCTCGGCGGAGCACTACCCGGCCAACCTCGCCCTGCTGGAGCCCTTCCGCGCCGAGGCGGAGCGTCTGGGCACCACCATCGCGGCCCTGTCCATTGCCTGGGTGCTGGCCCAGGGACCGGACGTCCTGGCCATCCCGGGGACGACGTCGGCGGCGCACCTGACGGAGGACCGTTCCGCTGAGCAGGTGGTCCTGACCGCCGAGGACGTGGCCCGGATCGACGAGATCATCAACCATGACACCGTGCACGGCCACCGGTATGCCGTGCAGCAGCGGGCCAGCATCGACACTGAAGACGAACCCGCCGCGCCGCCGGAGGCCTGA
- a CDS encoding ArsR/SmtB family transcription factor — MTVVSSTHATALAQLGHALSDGTRTRILLALRENPARPSDLAEQLGVSRQSMSNQLACLRGCGLVETTPQGRSTWYRLADPRIGSALGDLLDLVVQVDPNCCSPEGCACR; from the coding sequence ATGACAGTGGTGAGCAGTACCCATGCCACGGCGTTGGCCCAACTGGGGCACGCCCTCTCGGACGGGACCCGCACCCGCATCCTCCTGGCCCTCCGCGAGAACCCCGCGCGGCCGTCGGATCTGGCTGAGCAACTCGGGGTGTCCAGGCAGTCCATGTCCAATCAGCTGGCCTGCCTGCGTGGCTGCGGACTGGTCGAGACCACTCCGCAGGGCCGTAGCACCTGGTACCGGCTCGCCGATCCGCGCATCGGCTCGGCTTTGGGAGACCTGCTCGACCTGGTGGTGCAGGTCGATCCGAACTGCTGCTCACCGGAGGGGTGTGCGTGCCGATGA
- a CDS encoding cation transporter, with product MLQRRIRWIVAVTITYNVIEAVIALSAGSVASSSALIGFGLDSIVEVLSAAAVAWQFASPDPHRREKTALRLIAVSFFGLAAFVSFDAVRSLLGVVEPDHSPVGIVLAAVSLAIMPALSWFERRTGRELGSASAVADSKQTLICSYLSAVLLAGLLLNSLFGWSWADPLAALIIAGFALKEGLEAWRGDACCTPVSVLAGVAADGGNGACSCCAPEPRL from the coding sequence GTGCTGCAGCGCCGCATCCGCTGGATCGTGGCGGTGACCATCACCTACAACGTGATCGAGGCCGTCATCGCGCTGTCTGCGGGCAGCGTGGCCTCCTCCTCGGCTCTCATCGGATTCGGACTCGACTCGATCGTCGAGGTCCTCTCCGCCGCTGCCGTGGCCTGGCAGTTCGCCAGCCCTGACCCGCATCGCCGTGAGAAGACGGCCCTGCGGCTGATCGCCGTGTCCTTCTTCGGGCTCGCCGCCTTCGTGTCCTTCGACGCCGTCCGCTCGCTTCTGGGCGTGGTCGAGCCGGACCATTCGCCGGTGGGCATCGTGCTGGCGGCCGTCAGCCTGGCCATCATGCCGGCACTGTCCTGGTTCGAGCGCCGTACAGGGCGGGAGCTCGGCTCCGCCTCGGCCGTGGCGGACTCGAAGCAGACGCTGATCTGCTCCTACCTCTCCGCGGTCCTCCTGGCAGGCTTGCTCTTGAACAGCCTGTTCGGGTGGAGTTGGGCCGATCCACTGGCGGCCCTCATCATTGCCGGTTTCGCGCTCAAGGAGGGTCTGGAGGCGTGGCGCGGTGACGCCTGCTGTACCCCGGTCTCTGTCCTGGCTGGCGTTGCCGCCGACGGCGGCAACGGAGCCTGTTCCTGCTGTGCGCCGGAGCCCCGGCTCTAG
- a CDS encoding ABC transporter permease produces MNQLWDALLWCLDPSNWQGPSGIGARALEHLGYTALALVIASVIAVPVGWWVGHTGRGRGIAVAVSGAARALPTLGVVTLMGLMLGIGLAAPMTAFVVLAVPSLLAAAYAGFEAVDRQVIDAARAQGLTEAQVLWRVEVPLGLPLLIGGLRSAALQVIATATLAAYVGAGGLGRYLFLGLKTQDYAMMLGGSLIVVLLAIVLDLLFAAAGRAAVPRGVRLARQGQAQ; encoded by the coding sequence ATGAACCAGCTCTGGGACGCCCTCCTCTGGTGCCTGGACCCGTCGAACTGGCAGGGCCCCTCCGGCATCGGCGCCCGCGCGCTCGAACACCTCGGCTACACGGCGCTGGCCCTCGTCATCGCCTCGGTGATCGCCGTCCCCGTCGGCTGGTGGGTGGGACACACGGGCCGGGGCCGCGGAATCGCCGTGGCGGTCTCGGGTGCCGCGCGCGCCCTGCCGACCCTCGGCGTCGTGACGCTGATGGGACTGATGCTGGGCATCGGGCTCGCCGCCCCCATGACCGCTTTCGTGGTGCTCGCCGTGCCCTCGCTCCTGGCCGCGGCCTACGCCGGTTTCGAAGCCGTGGACCGGCAGGTCATCGACGCGGCCCGCGCTCAGGGCCTCACCGAGGCCCAGGTGCTGTGGCGGGTCGAGGTGCCCCTGGGACTGCCCCTGCTGATCGGCGGATTGCGCTCGGCCGCCCTGCAGGTCATCGCCACCGCCACCCTGGCCGCCTACGTGGGGGCGGGTGGATTGGGCCGCTACCTCTTCCTCGGGCTCAAGACGCAGGACTACGCGATGATGCTCGGCGGCTCCCTCATCGTCGTGCTGCTCGCGATCGTGCTGGATCTGCTGTTCGCCGCCGCCGGCCGGGCCGCCGTCCCCCGCGGAGTCCGGCTGGCGCGGCAGGGCCAGGCCCAGTAG
- the purN gene encoding phosphoribosylglycinamide formyltransferase — MRIVALASGSGSNLQTVIDAVVAGTLDVEIAAVGADHPDAGALARAAAAGIETFVVDFSEFGDRADWNHALTVTTASYAPDYVLSSGFMRIAGEEFTTAFEGRYLNTHPALLPAFPGAHGVRDALRYGVKVTGCTVHIADSGVDTGPILAQAAVPVLDTDTEEALHERIKVQERHLLLTVLGELAAGRTPQDYVSRA, encoded by the coding sequence ATGCGCATTGTGGCCCTTGCCTCCGGTTCCGGTTCCAACCTCCAGACGGTCATCGACGCCGTGGTGGCGGGCACCTTGGACGTCGAGATCGCCGCGGTCGGCGCGGATCATCCCGACGCCGGCGCGCTCGCCCGCGCCGCGGCGGCGGGCATCGAGACCTTCGTGGTGGACTTCTCGGAGTTCGGCGACCGGGCCGATTGGAATCACGCGCTGACCGTCACCACCGCGTCCTATGCGCCGGACTACGTCCTGTCCAGCGGCTTCATGCGGATCGCGGGGGAGGAGTTCACCACCGCGTTCGAAGGCCGGTACCTCAACACGCACCCCGCCCTGCTGCCCGCCTTCCCTGGCGCCCACGGCGTGCGGGACGCGCTGCGCTACGGCGTCAAGGTCACCGGCTGCACCGTGCACATCGCTGACTCCGGCGTGGACACCGGACCGATCCTCGCCCAGGCGGCCGTGCCGGTCCTCGACACGGACACCGAGGAGGCCCTGCACGAGCGGATCAAGGTTCAGGAGCGCCATCTGCTGCTCACGGTCCTTGGCGAGCTGGCCGCCGGACGGACCCCGCAGGACTACGTCTCCCGGGCCTGA
- a CDS encoding ABC transporter permease, with translation MSWILDNLPLILDRLWAHVATSLPAIVLALLISLPLGWLAHRYRPLNGPVLTGAGLMYALPSLPLFIVLPALIGTGVRDAVNVVVALTLYGVALMVRSVADGLDGIPPEARSAATALGYRPLRRFLAVDLPLAGPVILSGLRVVAVSTVSLCTVGAVLGIPSLGMLFTDGFQRGILAQILTGIVLTVALALALDRLLVLAGRLLMPWARTPSPRASRRSNWVSARSIRSDRADRADRADRTDEAVTPS, from the coding sequence GTGAGTTGGATCCTGGACAACCTGCCGCTGATCCTCGACCGGCTGTGGGCCCACGTGGCCACCTCTCTGCCGGCGATCGTGCTGGCCCTGCTCATCTCCCTTCCCCTGGGGTGGCTCGCCCACCGCTACCGGCCCCTCAACGGCCCTGTGCTCACCGGCGCCGGGTTGATGTACGCCCTGCCCTCCCTGCCCCTGTTCATCGTCCTGCCGGCGCTGATCGGCACGGGCGTACGGGACGCGGTCAACGTGGTGGTGGCCCTGACGCTCTACGGGGTGGCCCTGATGGTGCGCAGCGTGGCCGACGGCCTGGATGGGATCCCACCCGAGGCCCGCAGCGCCGCAACAGCCCTGGGCTACCGGCCCCTGCGGCGGTTCCTGGCGGTCGACCTGCCCCTGGCCGGGCCGGTGATCCTCTCGGGACTGCGCGTGGTGGCCGTCTCCACCGTGTCCCTGTGCACGGTGGGGGCCGTGCTCGGCATCCCCTCGCTCGGCATGCTCTTCACGGACGGCTTCCAACGCGGCATCCTCGCGCAGATCCTCACCGGCATCGTGCTCACAGTGGCTCTGGCCCTGGCCCTGGACCGCCTCCTCGTCCTGGCGGGCCGGCTGCTCATGCCCTGGGCCCGCACCCCGTCCCCCCGGGCCAGCCGCCGGTCGAACTGGGTCAGCGCCCGGTCGATCCGGTCCGATCGAGCCGATCGAGCCGATCGAGCCGATCGAACCGACGAGGCGGTGACCCCCTCATGA